A genome region from Thermomonospora amylolytica includes the following:
- a CDS encoding epoxide hydrolase family protein yields the protein MTNDIRPHRIAVPQADLDDLRDRLARTRWPNEPAGIGWSRGVPLDYLKGLARYWAEDFDWRAQETALNGIGQFMTTIDGQDVHFMHVRSPEPDALPLILTHGWPSSPIEFLKVIGPLTDPRAHGGDPADAFHLVIPSLPGYGLSTPVRDTGWGNLFRVAQAWDELMNRLGHDRYAVHGTDVGAGVAGLLGMVAGDRVTGVHLTGTAAAMPFGPPIDPAGLPEADRARAEAFNRFQQDGLGYLHLQATRPQTLAYSLTDSPVGQLAWIVEKFAEWTDPAAALPEDAVDLDQLLTNVSLTWFTAAGGSSAHATYEGMQVYREMAAHQDAGEQPPGPPTAVAVFAADHTIRGLMDPDGRIERWTEYDRGGHFPAMETPDLLASDLRAFFRTHR from the coding sequence ATGACGAACGACATCCGCCCTCACCGCATCGCCGTCCCCCAGGCCGACCTCGACGACCTCCGCGACCGCCTGGCCCGCACCCGCTGGCCGAACGAGCCCGCCGGGATCGGCTGGAGCCGCGGCGTCCCGCTGGACTACCTCAAGGGGCTGGCCCGCTACTGGGCCGAGGACTTCGACTGGCGCGCCCAGGAGACCGCGCTGAACGGGATCGGCCAGTTCATGACCACCATCGACGGGCAGGACGTGCACTTCATGCACGTCCGCTCCCCGGAGCCGGACGCGCTGCCGCTGATCCTCACCCACGGCTGGCCCAGCTCCCCCATCGAGTTCCTGAAGGTCATCGGCCCGCTGACCGACCCCCGCGCGCACGGCGGCGACCCCGCCGACGCGTTCCACCTGGTGATCCCGTCGCTGCCGGGGTACGGCCTGTCCACCCCGGTGCGCGACACCGGCTGGGGCAACCTGTTCCGCGTCGCCCAGGCGTGGGACGAGCTGATGAACCGCCTCGGCCACGACCGCTACGCCGTCCACGGGACGGACGTCGGCGCGGGAGTGGCGGGCCTGCTCGGCATGGTCGCGGGCGACCGGGTGACCGGCGTCCACCTGACCGGGACCGCGGCGGCGATGCCGTTCGGCCCGCCGATCGACCCGGCCGGCCTGCCCGAGGCCGACCGCGCCCGCGCCGAGGCGTTCAACCGCTTCCAGCAGGACGGCCTGGGCTACCTGCATCTCCAGGCGACCCGGCCGCAGACGCTCGCCTACTCGCTGACCGACTCGCCGGTGGGCCAGCTCGCCTGGATCGTGGAGAAGTTCGCCGAGTGGACCGACCCGGCGGCGGCGCTGCCCGAGGACGCGGTCGACCTGGACCAGCTCCTCACGAACGTGTCCCTCACCTGGTTCACCGCCGCGGGCGGCTCGTCGGCGCACGCGACGTACGAGGGCATGCAGGTCTACCGCGAGATGGCCGCCCACCAGGACGCCGGGGAGCAGCCGCCCGGCCCGCCCACCGCCGTCGCCGTCTTCGCCGCCGACCACACCATCCGCGGCCTGATGGACCCGGACGGCCGCATCGAGCGGTGGACCGAGTACGACCGCGGCGGCCACTTCCCCGCCATGGAGACCCCCGACCTCCTCGCCTCGGACCTGCGCGCGTTCTTCCGCACCCACCGCTGA
- a CDS encoding DUF2625 family protein, producing MIRSVAELTDVPTPAWPAVQEVFADARAPVEVLPVSPDAGASALYRLQVTTRSVLGALAFHTGGVLVDHGWVRVLGGGHPGRGLPGLPDAAGFPDDPAHVNGPPPALLVGYDVLGGRFEINGHDPAATGRPGDPGQLCYFAPDTLEWEPLTVGGHAAWLEWLVSGHLGRFYEGLRWNGWEDDVAALPLDHGIAVYPFLFTEEGSDIDATTRRPAPIAELFSWQNEMAARFAR from the coding sequence TTGATCCGTTCGGTGGCGGAGCTGACCGACGTACCGACGCCCGCCTGGCCGGCGGTGCAGGAGGTCTTCGCCGACGCGCGGGCACCGGTCGAGGTCCTGCCCGTCTCACCCGACGCCGGGGCGTCCGCGCTGTACCGGCTGCAGGTGACCACCCGGTCGGTGCTCGGTGCGCTGGCGTTCCACACCGGGGGCGTCCTCGTCGACCACGGCTGGGTGCGCGTGCTGGGCGGCGGCCATCCCGGACGCGGACTCCCCGGCCTGCCCGACGCCGCCGGCTTTCCCGACGACCCCGCCCACGTGAACGGTCCCCCGCCCGCTCTGCTGGTGGGGTACGACGTGCTGGGCGGCCGGTTCGAGATCAACGGCCACGACCCCGCCGCGACCGGGAGGCCAGGCGATCCGGGTCAGCTCTGTTATTTCGCGCCGGACACGCTGGAGTGGGAGCCGTTGACCGTGGGCGGGCACGCCGCCTGGCTGGAGTGGCTGGTCTCGGGACACCTCGGCCGGTTCTACGAGGGCCTGCGCTGGAACGGCTGGGAGGACGACGTCGCCGCCCTCCCCTTGGACCACGGCATCGCCGTCTACCCGTTCCTGTTCACCGAGGAGGGCTCCGACATCGACGCCACCACCCGCCGCCCCGCCCCGATCGCCGAACTCTTCTCCTGGCAGAACGAGATGGCCGCCCGCTTCGCCCGCTGA
- a CDS encoding nuclear transport factor 2 family protein, producing MSTEETVAELLARIGAGDPERIAEMFAEPVEWGLSWPDEGHPAVPWIRPREKRADVADHFRSLDAFHVRERNGTTVDRILVDGADAVVLGRIVQVVKATGRAYESPFALHLTVENGLISRYHIYEDSLTVANALGG from the coding sequence ATGAGCACCGAAGAGACCGTCGCGGAACTGCTGGCGCGGATCGGCGCGGGGGATCCGGAACGGATCGCGGAGATGTTCGCAGAGCCGGTCGAGTGGGGGCTGAGCTGGCCGGACGAGGGGCATCCGGCGGTGCCCTGGATCCGGCCGCGGGAGAAGCGGGCCGACGTCGCCGATCACTTCCGTTCGCTGGACGCGTTCCACGTGCGGGAACGGAACGGGACCACGGTGGACCGGATCCTGGTGGACGGGGCCGACGCGGTGGTGCTGGGGCGGATCGTCCAGGTGGTCAAGGCCACGGGGCGTGCATACGAGTCTCCGTTCGCGCTGCATCTGACCGTGGAGAACGGGCTGATCAGCCGCTACCACATCTACGAGGACAGCCTGACGGTGGCGAACGCGCTCGGCGGCTGA
- a CDS encoding winged helix-turn-helix domain-containing protein — protein MGFPLDSLKPLYLAVADELERRIRAGEMPPRSRVPSARRLADEAGVSTRTSEAALRVLKERGLTVSVHGVGTFVAPDIPPADTAGSDGG, from the coding sequence ATGGGCTTCCCGCTGGACTCGCTTAAGCCGCTCTATCTGGCGGTTGCGGATGAACTAGAACGCCGGATACGGGCCGGCGAGATGCCGCCCCGGTCCCGCGTCCCGTCCGCGCGGCGGCTCGCGGATGAGGCGGGCGTGTCTACGCGCACGAGCGAGGCAGCGCTACGGGTGTTGAAGGAACGCGGGCTAACCGTCTCCGTGCATGGTGTCGGGACGTTCGTCGCCCCCGACATCCCGCCCGCCGACACGGCCGGATCGGACGGAGGCTGA
- a CDS encoding elongation factor Tu, protein MGEHADYIKNMITGAAQIDGAILVVSALDGPMPQTREHIVLARQVGVRHIVVALNKADAVEDAELLDLVELEVRELLSAYGFAGEQAPVVRVSGLRALEGDPYWTARIVDLLDAIDEHVPVPRRILDRPFLMPVEGVLSITGRGTVVTGVVAQGSLRVGDPVEVVGLTERTLSTVATGLETFGQVMDHAEAGDNAAVLLRGVRREQVRRGQVVSAPGAIRPHRRFRARVRVLTADEGGRSRPFHHGYRPQFHFRTTDVVGTVDLGGEDVMALPGDLVDLSVELGKPVALSEGLGFAVREGGLTVAAGTVTTLED, encoded by the coding sequence TTGGGTGAACACGCCGACTACATCAAGAACATGATCACCGGCGCGGCGCAGATCGACGGGGCGATCCTGGTGGTCTCCGCGCTGGACGGGCCGATGCCGCAGACCCGCGAGCACATCGTGCTGGCCCGCCAGGTCGGCGTGCGGCACATCGTGGTGGCCCTCAACAAGGCCGACGCGGTCGAGGACGCCGAACTGCTCGACCTGGTCGAGCTGGAGGTCCGCGAGCTGCTGTCGGCGTACGGGTTCGCCGGGGAGCAGGCCCCGGTGGTGCGGGTCTCCGGGCTGCGCGCGCTGGAGGGCGACCCGTACTGGACGGCGCGGATCGTCGACCTGCTGGACGCGATCGACGAGCACGTTCCGGTGCCGCGGCGCATCCTCGACCGGCCGTTCCTGATGCCGGTCGAGGGGGTGCTGTCCATCACCGGCCGCGGCACGGTCGTCACCGGCGTGGTCGCCCAGGGCTCCCTGCGGGTCGGCGACCCCGTCGAGGTGGTCGGCCTGACCGAGCGGACGCTGTCCACGGTGGCCACCGGCCTGGAGACGTTCGGCCAGGTCATGGACCACGCCGAGGCGGGCGACAACGCCGCGGTGCTGCTCCGCGGCGTCCGCCGCGAGCAGGTCCGCCGCGGCCAGGTCGTCAGCGCCCCCGGCGCCATCCGCCCGCACCGCCGGTTCCGTGCCCGGGTCCGGGTGCTGACCGCCGACGAGGGCGGCCGGAGCAGGCCGTTCCACCACGGCTACCGGCCGCAGTTCCACTTCCGCACCACCGACGTGGTCGGGACGGTCGACCTCGGCGGCGAGGACGTCATGGCCCTCCCCGGCGACCTGGTCGACCTGTCGGTGGAGCTGGGCAAGCCGGTCGCCCTGTCCGAGGGCCTCGGCTTCGCCGTCCGCGAGGGCGGCCTCACCGTCGCCGCCGGCACGGTGACCACCCTCGAGGACTAG